The nucleotide window AGAGCCACGGATGCGCTCATCTGGAACTCGCAAAATTTCGGCGTGTACCGTACTTCCGACGAACGAGGGTAGGGGAAATCCACCCGCATGTGAACCGCTATTTTGGCCGGGCGGGGCGTGAAGACAAGGACCTGGTCGGAAAGGTAGACGGCCTCTGTGATGCTGTGTGTCACGAACACGATGGTTACGTTGGTGACTTTCCGTATGTTCAGGAGCAGGTCATTCATCCCCATCCGGGTGAGCTCGTCGAGCGCGCCGAAAGGTTCATCCATGAGCAAGAACGAAGGCTTGTGGATCACAGCCCTGCAGAGAGAAACGCGTTGCTGCATGCCGCCGGATAACTGGTTCGGCCAGTTCTTCTCGAAGCCGCCCAGGCCCACGAGTTCAAGCAGTTCCATTGCCCTGCGCCGCGCATCCGGACCATTCTTCTTCAGTATTTCCATGGGGAAGAGGACATTGTCGAGCACCGTTCGCCATGGCATGAGATTGGGTGTCTGAAAGACGAAGCCGAAATCGGGCTGTGGACCGACCACGTCTTCTCCGCGGACCTGCACCGTGCCCTCCGTGGCATCAGTGAGTCCGGCGAATATCCGGAGCAGGGTGGTCTTTCCGCATCCGCTGGGGCCGAGAAAAGAGACGAGCTCGCCTTGCTCTATCTCACACGATATGCCGTCGATAACAACCAGAGGTTCTTTGTTGTCGCGCCTCTGGAAGACCTTGCGAACGTTCTGTGCGCGGCCAAAGGGCGCGCCACTTTTTGTTCCACCGCCGTTTCCCGACATGACGAGCTTTCCTGATCAGCCCCTCAGCAGCTCCTACGGAAGAATAGGCGGCTCTGGCAGAAAGCCGGTCGCGTAAAGGTCTTCCACCTTCGGATGAGTACCCGCTACATCCAGATTCGTAAGCACGAAATCAAGGCTTGTTTTCATTTTGGCCGGAGAGAACCAGCCGAGGCCGTTCTTCTGCGTATCGGGTACAACGGCCAGATCCTTCAGGATAGCAAGCTCAGCTATAATCGCATTGCGGTCGAGCCCTTTGGCATATTTCATCTGGCGGTCAGCGGCCTCGGACGGATTGGCCAGAGCATCCTTCCAGCCTCGCAAGCTGGCCTTGACAAAGCCTTTCATGATCTGAGGATTTTTCTTGAGATACTCTTCTTTTGCGCCAATGCCGTTCGAATAGAGAACCAGGCCGTGATCAGCCAGGAGAAAGGTCTTGACCGTTGCGCCTTTGACCTCGCGCTCCAGTCCAGGCTTGGACATGACAAAAAACTCGATCGATTTGAGCTGACCGCTGAGAAGCATGGTCGCTTTGGCAGCAGGCGCCACATTGACCACCTTCAGTGTGGAGGGATCGACACCATTCATCTTCATGAAACCTTTGATGATGTTGGGGACAAAACTGCCGGCGCTGCTACCCATCTCCAGGCCTTTCAGATCAGTGACCTTCGTCACATTTGCTCCAGGGTCAAGGGAGAACACAGCATAAGGAGATTTCTGATAATTAACCGCGACCATCTTGATGGTTGCGCCTGCTGCGCGGCCGAGCACGAGTCCCGGCACATCGATGAGTCCGATCTCAGCTAAACCGGATTCAACAGACTGCATCACCTGCGCTGTCCCCTGACT belongs to Syntrophorhabdales bacterium and includes:
- a CDS encoding ABC transporter ATP-binding protein, which gives rise to MSGNGGGTKSGAPFGRAQNVRKVFQRRDNKEPLVVIDGISCEIEQGELVSFLGPSGCGKTTLLRIFAGLTDATEGTVQVRGEDVVGPQPDFGFVFQTPNLMPWRTVLDNVLFPMEILKKNGPDARRRAMELLELVGLGGFEKNWPNQLSGGMQQRVSLCRAVIHKPSFLLMDEPFGALDELTRMGMNDLLLNIRKVTNVTIVFVTHSITEAVYLSDQVLVFTPRPAKIAVHMRVDFPYPRSSEVRYTPKFCEFQMSASVALGVTDGACLVRGD
- a CDS encoding ABC transporter substrate-binding protein — encoded protein: NEKGERMHGKVRYLLALVAFLFMAAGFLGETAALAAGPVDITFSLDFIVLGRHAPWYVALDKGYYKEEGLNVKIIPSQGTAQVMQSVESGLAEIGLIDVPGLVLGRAAGATIKMVAVNYQKSPYAVFSLDPGANVTKVTDLKGLEMGSSAGSFVPNIIKGFMKMNGVDPSTLKVVNVAPAAKATMLLSGQLKSIEFFVMSKPGLEREVKGATVKTFLLADHGLVLYSNGIGAKEEYLKKNPQIMKGFVKASLRGWKDALANPSEAADRQMKYAKGLDRNAIIAELAILKDLAVVPDTQKNGLGWFSPAKMKTSLDFVLTNLDVAGTHPKVEDLYATGFLPEPPILP